Proteins encoded by one window of Pan troglodytes isolate AG18354 chromosome 16, NHGRI_mPanTro3-v2.0_pri, whole genome shotgun sequence:
- the VPS18 gene encoding vacuolar protein sorting-associated protein 18 homolog isoform X1: protein MASILDEYENSLSRSAVLQPGCPSVGIPHSGYVNAQLEKEVPIFTKQRIDFTPSERITSLVVSSNQLCMTLGKDTLLRIDLGKANEPNHVELGRKDDAKVHKMFLDHTGSHLLIALSSTEVLYVNRNGQKVRPLARWKGQLVESVGWNKALGTESSTGPILVGTAQGHIFEAELSASEGGLFGPAPDLYFRPLYVLNEEGGPAPVCSLEAERGPDGRSFVIATTRQRLFQFIGRAAEGAEAQGFSGLFAAYTDHPPPFREFPSNLGYSELAFYTPKLRSAPRAFAWMMGDGVLYGALDCGRPDSLLSEERVWEYPEGVGPGASPPLAIVLTQFHFLLLLADRVEAVCTLTGQVVLRDHFLEKFGPLKHMVKDSSTGQLWAYTERAVFRYHVQREARDVWRTYLDMNRFDLAKEYCRERPDCLDTVLAREADFCFRQRRYLESARCYALTQSYFEEIALKFLEARQEEALAEFLQRKLASLKPAERTQATLLTTWLTELYLSRLGALQGNPEALTLYRETKECFRTFLSSPRHKEWLFASRASIHELLASHGDTEHMVYFAVIMQDYERVVAYHCQHEAYEEALAVLARHRDPQLFYKFSPILIRHIPHQLVDAWIEMGSRLDARQLIPALVNYSQGGEVQQVSQAIRYMEFCVNVLGETEQAIHNYLLSLYARGRPDSLLAYLEQAGASPHRVHYDLKYALRLCAEHGHHRACVHVYKVLELYEEAVDLALQVDVDLAKQCADLPEEDEELRKKLWLKIARHVVQEEEDVQTAMACLASCPLLKIEDVLPFFPDFVTIDHFKEAICSSLKAYNHHIQELQREMEEATASAQRIRRDLQELRGRYGTVEPQDKCATCDFPLLNRPFYLFLCGHMFHADCLLQAVRPGLPAYKQARLEELQRKLGAAPPPAKGSARAKEAEGGAATAGPSREQLKADLDELVAAECVYCGELMIRSIDRPFIDPQRYEEEQLSWL, encoded by the exons atggcgTCCATCCTGGATGAGTACGAGAACTCGCTGTCCCGCTCGGCCGTCTTGCAGCCCGGCTGCCCTAGCGTGGGCATCCCCCACTCGG GGTATGTGAATGCCCAGCTGGAGAAGGAAGTGCCCATCTTCACAAAGCAGCGCATTGACTTCACCCCTTCCGAGCGCATTACCAGTCTTGTCGTCTCCAGCAATCAGCTGTGCATGACCCTGGGCAAGGATACACTGCTCCG CATTGACTTGGGCAAGGCAAATGAGCCCAACCACGTGGAGCTGGGACGTAAGGATGACGCAAAAGTTCACAAGATGTTCCTTGACCATACTG GCTCTCACCTGCTGATTGCCCTGAGCAGCACGGAGGTCCTCTACGTGAACCGAAATGGACAGAAGGTACGGCCACTAGCACGCTGGAAGGGGCAGCTGGTGGAGAGTGTGGGTTGGAACAAGGCACTGGGCACGGAGAGCAGCACAGGCCCCATCCTGGTCGGGACTGCCCAAGGCCACATCTTCGAAGCAGAGCTCTCAGCCAGCGAAGGTGGGCTTTTCGGCCCTGCTCCGGATCTCTACTTCCGCCCATTGTACGTGCTAAATGAAGAAGGGGGTCCAGCACCTGTGTGCTCCCTTGAGGCCGAGCGGGGCCCTGATGGGCGTAGCTTTGTTATTGCCACCACTCGGCAGCGCCTCTTCCAGTTCATAGGCCGAGCAGCAGAGGGGGCTGAGGCCCAGGGTTTCTCAGGGCTCTTTGCGGCTTACACGGACCACCCACCCCCATTCCGTGAGTTTCCCAGCAACCTGGGCTACAGTGAGTTGGCCTTCTACACCCCCAAGCTGCGCTCCGCACCCCGGGCCTTTGCCTGGATGATGGGGGATGGTGTGTTGTATGGGGCATTGGACTGTGGGCGCCCTGACTCTCTGCTGAGCGAGGAGCGAGTCTGGGAGTACCCAGAGGGGGTAGGGCCTGGGGCCAGCCCACCCCTAGCCATCGTCTTGACCCAGTTCCACTTCCTGCTGCTACTGGCAGACCGGGTGGAGGCAGTGTGCACACTGACCGGGCAGGTGGTGCTGCGGGATCACTTCCTGGAGAAATTTGGGCCGCTGAAGCACATGGTGAAGGACTCCTCCACAGGCCAGCTGTGGGCCTACACTGAGCGGGCTGTCTTCCGCTACCACGTGCAACGGGAGGCCCGAGATGTCTGGCGCACCTATCTGGACATGAACCGCTTCGATCTGGCCAAAGAGTATTGTCGAGAGCGGCCCGACTGCCTGGACACGGTCCTGGCCCGGGAGGCCGATTTCTGCTTTCGCCAGCGTCGCTACCTGGAGAGCGCACGCTGCTATGCCCTGACCCAGAGCTACTTTGAGGAGATTGCCCTCAAGTTCCTGGAGGCCCGACAGGAGGAGGCTCTGGCTGAGTTCCTGCAGCGAAAACTGGCCAGTTTGAAGCCAGCCGAACGTACCCAGGCCACACTGCTGACCACCTGGCTGACAGAGCTCTACCTGAGCCGGCTTGGGGCTCTGCAGGGCAACCCAGAGGCCCTGACCCTCTACCGAGAAACCAAGGAATGCTTTCGAACCTTCCTCAGCAGCCCCCGCCACAAAGAGTGGCTCTTTGCCAGCCGGGCCTCTATCCATGAGCTGCTCGCCAGTCATGGGGACACAGAACACATGGTGTACTTTGCAGTGATCATGCAGGACTATGAGCGGGTGGTGGCTTACCACTGTCAGCACGAGGCCTACGAGGAGGCCCTGGCCGTGCTCGCCCGCCACCGTGACCCCCAGCTCTTCTACAAGTTCTCACCCATCCTCATCCGTCACATCCCCCACCAGCTTGTAGATGCCTGGATTGAGATGGGCAGCCGGCTGGATGCTCGTCAGCTCATCCCTGCCCTGGTGAACTACAGCCAGGGTGGTGAGGTCCAGCAGGTGAGCCAGGCCATCCGCTACATGGAGTTCTGCGTGAACGTGCTGGGGGAGACTGAGCAGGCCATCCACAACTACCTGCTGTCACTGTATGCCCGTGGCCGGCCGGACTCACTACTGGCCTATCTGGAGCAGGCTGGGGCCAGCCCCCACCGGGTGCATTACGACCTCAAGTATGCGCTGCGGCTCTGCGCCGAGCATGGCCACCACCGCGCTTGTGTCCATGTCTACAAGGTCCTAGAGCTGTATGAGGAGGCCGTGGACCTGGCCCTGCAG GTGGATGTGGACCTGGCCAAGCAGTGTGCAGACCTGCCTGAGGAGGATGAGGAATTGCGCAAGAAGCTGTGGCTGAAGATCGCACGGCATGTGGTGCAGGAAGAGGAAGATGTACAGACAGCCATGGCTTGCCTGGCTAGCTGCCCCTTGCTCAAGATTGAGGATGTGCTGCCCTTCTTTCCTGATTTCGTCACCATCGACCACTTCAAGGAGGCGATCTGCAGCTCACTTAAGGCCTACAACCACCACATCCAGGAGCTGCAGCGGGAGATGGAAGAGGCTACAGCCAGTGCCCAGCGCATCCGGCGAGACCTGCAGGAGCTGCGGGGCCGCTACGGCACTGTGGAGCCCCAGGACAAATGTGCCACCTGCGACTTCCCCCTGCTCAACCGCCCTTTTTACCTCTTCCTCTGTGGCCATATGTTCCATGCTGACTGCCTGCTGCAGGCTGTGCGACCTGGCCTGCCAGCCTATAAGCAGGCCCGGCTGGAGGAGCTGCAGAGGAAGCTGGGGGCTGctccacccccagccaagggCTCTGCCCGGGCCAAGGAGGCCGAGGGTGGGGCTGCCACAGCAGGGCCCAGCCGGGAACAGCTCAAGGCTGACCTGGATGAGTTGGTGGCCGCTGAGTGTGTGTACTGTGGGGAGCTGATGATCCGCTCTATCGACCGGCCATTCATCGACCCCCAGCGCTACGAGGAGGAGCAGCTCAGTTGGCTGTAG
- the VPS18 gene encoding vacuolar protein sorting-associated protein 18 homolog isoform X2, with amino-acid sequence MFLDHTGSHLLIALSSTEVLYVNRNGQKVRPLARWKGQLVESVGWNKALGTESSTGPILVGTAQGHIFEAELSASEGGLFGPAPDLYFRPLYVLNEEGGPAPVCSLEAERGPDGRSFVIATTRQRLFQFIGRAAEGAEAQGFSGLFAAYTDHPPPFREFPSNLGYSELAFYTPKLRSAPRAFAWMMGDGVLYGALDCGRPDSLLSEERVWEYPEGVGPGASPPLAIVLTQFHFLLLLADRVEAVCTLTGQVVLRDHFLEKFGPLKHMVKDSSTGQLWAYTERAVFRYHVQREARDVWRTYLDMNRFDLAKEYCRERPDCLDTVLAREADFCFRQRRYLESARCYALTQSYFEEIALKFLEARQEEALAEFLQRKLASLKPAERTQATLLTTWLTELYLSRLGALQGNPEALTLYRETKECFRTFLSSPRHKEWLFASRASIHELLASHGDTEHMVYFAVIMQDYERVVAYHCQHEAYEEALAVLARHRDPQLFYKFSPILIRHIPHQLVDAWIEMGSRLDARQLIPALVNYSQGGEVQQVSQAIRYMEFCVNVLGETEQAIHNYLLSLYARGRPDSLLAYLEQAGASPHRVHYDLKYALRLCAEHGHHRACVHVYKVLELYEEAVDLALQVDVDLAKQCADLPEEDEELRKKLWLKIARHVVQEEEDVQTAMACLASCPLLKIEDVLPFFPDFVTIDHFKEAICSSLKAYNHHIQELQREMEEATASAQRIRRDLQELRGRYGTVEPQDKCATCDFPLLNRPFYLFLCGHMFHADCLLQAVRPGLPAYKQARLEELQRKLGAAPPPAKGSARAKEAEGGAATAGPSREQLKADLDELVAAECVYCGELMIRSIDRPFIDPQRYEEEQLSWL; translated from the exons ATGTTCCTTGACCATACTG GCTCTCACCTGCTGATTGCCCTGAGCAGCACGGAGGTCCTCTACGTGAACCGAAATGGACAGAAGGTACGGCCACTAGCACGCTGGAAGGGGCAGCTGGTGGAGAGTGTGGGTTGGAACAAGGCACTGGGCACGGAGAGCAGCACAGGCCCCATCCTGGTCGGGACTGCCCAAGGCCACATCTTCGAAGCAGAGCTCTCAGCCAGCGAAGGTGGGCTTTTCGGCCCTGCTCCGGATCTCTACTTCCGCCCATTGTACGTGCTAAATGAAGAAGGGGGTCCAGCACCTGTGTGCTCCCTTGAGGCCGAGCGGGGCCCTGATGGGCGTAGCTTTGTTATTGCCACCACTCGGCAGCGCCTCTTCCAGTTCATAGGCCGAGCAGCAGAGGGGGCTGAGGCCCAGGGTTTCTCAGGGCTCTTTGCGGCTTACACGGACCACCCACCCCCATTCCGTGAGTTTCCCAGCAACCTGGGCTACAGTGAGTTGGCCTTCTACACCCCCAAGCTGCGCTCCGCACCCCGGGCCTTTGCCTGGATGATGGGGGATGGTGTGTTGTATGGGGCATTGGACTGTGGGCGCCCTGACTCTCTGCTGAGCGAGGAGCGAGTCTGGGAGTACCCAGAGGGGGTAGGGCCTGGGGCCAGCCCACCCCTAGCCATCGTCTTGACCCAGTTCCACTTCCTGCTGCTACTGGCAGACCGGGTGGAGGCAGTGTGCACACTGACCGGGCAGGTGGTGCTGCGGGATCACTTCCTGGAGAAATTTGGGCCGCTGAAGCACATGGTGAAGGACTCCTCCACAGGCCAGCTGTGGGCCTACACTGAGCGGGCTGTCTTCCGCTACCACGTGCAACGGGAGGCCCGAGATGTCTGGCGCACCTATCTGGACATGAACCGCTTCGATCTGGCCAAAGAGTATTGTCGAGAGCGGCCCGACTGCCTGGACACGGTCCTGGCCCGGGAGGCCGATTTCTGCTTTCGCCAGCGTCGCTACCTGGAGAGCGCACGCTGCTATGCCCTGACCCAGAGCTACTTTGAGGAGATTGCCCTCAAGTTCCTGGAGGCCCGACAGGAGGAGGCTCTGGCTGAGTTCCTGCAGCGAAAACTGGCCAGTTTGAAGCCAGCCGAACGTACCCAGGCCACACTGCTGACCACCTGGCTGACAGAGCTCTACCTGAGCCGGCTTGGGGCTCTGCAGGGCAACCCAGAGGCCCTGACCCTCTACCGAGAAACCAAGGAATGCTTTCGAACCTTCCTCAGCAGCCCCCGCCACAAAGAGTGGCTCTTTGCCAGCCGGGCCTCTATCCATGAGCTGCTCGCCAGTCATGGGGACACAGAACACATGGTGTACTTTGCAGTGATCATGCAGGACTATGAGCGGGTGGTGGCTTACCACTGTCAGCACGAGGCCTACGAGGAGGCCCTGGCCGTGCTCGCCCGCCACCGTGACCCCCAGCTCTTCTACAAGTTCTCACCCATCCTCATCCGTCACATCCCCCACCAGCTTGTAGATGCCTGGATTGAGATGGGCAGCCGGCTGGATGCTCGTCAGCTCATCCCTGCCCTGGTGAACTACAGCCAGGGTGGTGAGGTCCAGCAGGTGAGCCAGGCCATCCGCTACATGGAGTTCTGCGTGAACGTGCTGGGGGAGACTGAGCAGGCCATCCACAACTACCTGCTGTCACTGTATGCCCGTGGCCGGCCGGACTCACTACTGGCCTATCTGGAGCAGGCTGGGGCCAGCCCCCACCGGGTGCATTACGACCTCAAGTATGCGCTGCGGCTCTGCGCCGAGCATGGCCACCACCGCGCTTGTGTCCATGTCTACAAGGTCCTAGAGCTGTATGAGGAGGCCGTGGACCTGGCCCTGCAG GTGGATGTGGACCTGGCCAAGCAGTGTGCAGACCTGCCTGAGGAGGATGAGGAATTGCGCAAGAAGCTGTGGCTGAAGATCGCACGGCATGTGGTGCAGGAAGAGGAAGATGTACAGACAGCCATGGCTTGCCTGGCTAGCTGCCCCTTGCTCAAGATTGAGGATGTGCTGCCCTTCTTTCCTGATTTCGTCACCATCGACCACTTCAAGGAGGCGATCTGCAGCTCACTTAAGGCCTACAACCACCACATCCAGGAGCTGCAGCGGGAGATGGAAGAGGCTACAGCCAGTGCCCAGCGCATCCGGCGAGACCTGCAGGAGCTGCGGGGCCGCTACGGCACTGTGGAGCCCCAGGACAAATGTGCCACCTGCGACTTCCCCCTGCTCAACCGCCCTTTTTACCTCTTCCTCTGTGGCCATATGTTCCATGCTGACTGCCTGCTGCAGGCTGTGCGACCTGGCCTGCCAGCCTATAAGCAGGCCCGGCTGGAGGAGCTGCAGAGGAAGCTGGGGGCTGctccacccccagccaagggCTCTGCCCGGGCCAAGGAGGCCGAGGGTGGGGCTGCCACAGCAGGGCCCAGCCGGGAACAGCTCAAGGCTGACCTGGATGAGTTGGTGGCCGCTGAGTGTGTGTACTGTGGGGAGCTGATGATCCGCTCTATCGACCGGCCATTCATCGACCCCCAGCGCTACGAGGAGGAGCAGCTCAGTTGGCTGTAG